Proteins from a genomic interval of Rhodothermales bacterium:
- the nhaC gene encoding Na+/H+ antiporter NhaC, whose protein sequence is MSSHEESVPFWQAATPVAFLLLLIAYGLMARPLFLDQPPFPLELVFVGAAAFAVAHLRWLGHAWADIQASVVARLAKAMPALFILFAIGLLIAAWMVSGTIPMLVFYGIAVIQPSVLYPLAFLVPVVFSTLTGTSWGSAGTIGVVIMGVGLAAEANPGILAGAIIGGAYFGDKLSPLSDTTNIAALGADVELFEHIRSMLWTTVPSAVIALSLYIALGLTDPPGSGASTADADAFTAALGEMFTFSPLLLLPPAVVLWGSMRRYPTIPVLISSILVATLLAVLLQPFPLADVLTALNSGFSADMATWMATIPDGVRVLVERGGLYSMSAAIFTAFLVFFYIGAIDRIDAMPVVVNRVFRFARTQSATVLAALGATAVTNAMTSNQYATSFIVGDAFGKRFDALGVPRKVLSRSLEDTGTMLESLVPWHATALFMVATLGVPVADYWHWQFLSLVNFVVAPVLAITGIGCYYRPK, encoded by the coding sequence ATGAGTTCGCACGAGGAGTCGGTGCCCTTCTGGCAGGCGGCAACTCCAGTGGCCTTTCTGCTTCTGCTCATTGCGTACGGGCTCATGGCCCGGCCCCTCTTTCTGGATCAGCCTCCGTTTCCCCTCGAGCTGGTCTTTGTGGGTGCCGCTGCCTTTGCCGTTGCCCACCTGCGCTGGCTGGGGCATGCGTGGGCGGACATTCAGGCTTCCGTCGTTGCCAGGCTGGCCAAGGCCATGCCGGCGCTCTTCATCCTGTTCGCAATCGGCCTGCTGATCGCGGCGTGGATGGTGTCCGGCACCATTCCCATGCTGGTCTTCTACGGCATTGCGGTTATACAGCCGTCGGTCCTGTATCCGCTGGCCTTTCTCGTGCCGGTCGTCTTTTCCACGTTGACGGGCACGTCGTGGGGATCTGCGGGCACCATCGGCGTTGTGATCATGGGCGTGGGCCTGGCCGCGGAAGCCAATCCCGGTATCCTGGCCGGCGCCATCATCGGTGGTGCCTATTTCGGTGACAAGCTCTCTCCCCTGTCGGACACTACGAACATCGCTGCCCTCGGGGCGGATGTGGAGTTGTTCGAACACATCCGGTCCATGCTATGGACCACGGTGCCCTCTGCCGTGATTGCGCTGTCACTCTACATCGCGCTGGGACTGACCGATCCGCCGGGGTCCGGCGCTTCCACAGCGGATGCCGACGCCTTCACCGCCGCCCTGGGAGAGATGTTCACGTTCTCCCCGCTCCTCTTGCTGCCTCCTGCAGTGGTGCTTTGGGGCTCCATGAGACGCTATCCTACCATCCCGGTGCTCATCAGCTCGATCCTGGTGGCAACCCTCCTGGCGGTGCTGCTCCAGCCGTTCCCACTTGCTGATGTGCTGACCGCGCTCAACAGCGGCTTTTCGGCTGATATGGCTACGTGGATGGCCACCATACCCGATGGGGTCCGGGTCCTCGTGGAGCGCGGCGGCCTGTACTCGATGAGCGCCGCCATCTTCACGGCATTCCTGGTGTTCTTCTACATCGGCGCCATCGACCGCATCGATGCCATGCCTGTGGTGGTAAACCGCGTATTCCGCTTTGCCCGCACGCAGTCGGCGACTGTGCTCGCGGCTCTGGGTGCCACCGCCGTCACGAACGCAATGACCTCCAATCAGTACGCCACCAGCTTCATCGTGGGTGATGCCTTCGGCAAGCGGTTCGACGCGCTCGGCGTGCCGCGAAAGGTGTTGTCCCGATCGCTGGAGGACACCGGCACCATGCTGGAAAGCCTGGTGCCCTGGCACGCAACCGCGCTCTTTATGGTGGCCACGCTCGGCGTGCCGGTCGCCGACTACTGGCACTGGCAATTCCTGTCGCTGGTCAATTTCGTCGTGGCCCCTGTGCTGGCCATCACCGGAATCGGCTGTTACTACCGCCCCAAGTGA
- a CDS encoding DUF2911 domain-containing protein, translating to MKRVLLFAAPLLIVGLLYFARGPYFFPTSTALGPCFKDWTSPSSYMSRASPLRSVDMDLGDAQARLCYGAPSSNGRRLFGQGGVVPDGLLWRMGANEPTRLFVDGPVTLGSLRLEPGRYSLYAQTGQTMWRIFATQSTRHWGNMISSGVRAQEVGSFEVPRVRLGGHVEELTFSHADDTLTMAWGFTRIHMPLAAAE from the coding sequence ATGAAGCGGGTCTTGCTCTTCGCAGCCCCCCTGTTGATTGTGGGGCTGCTGTATTTCGCGAGGGGGCCCTACTTCTTCCCCACTTCTACCGCGCTCGGGCCCTGCTTCAAGGACTGGACCAGCCCATCCAGCTACATGTCCCGGGCCAGTCCGCTGCGTTCAGTGGACATGGATCTGGGCGATGCGCAGGCCCGCCTTTGTTACGGTGCACCGTCCTCCAACGGTCGCCGATTGTTCGGGCAGGGGGGTGTGGTACCGGACGGCCTCCTGTGGCGCATGGGTGCCAACGAACCTACCCGACTGTTCGTGGACGGCCCGGTCACGCTGGGTTCCTTGCGACTTGAGCCGGGTCGGTACTCCCTGTATGCGCAGACGGGCCAGACCATGTGGCGCATCTTCGCTACACAGTCCACCCGGCACTGGGGCAACATGATATCATCCGGCGTGCGCGCGCAGGAGGTGGGCAGCTTTGAAGTGCCGCGGGTCCGCCTCGGCGGGCACGTCGAGGAACTCACCTTCAGCCATGCCGACGATACGCTGACCATGGCCTGGGGATTTACCCGCATCCACATGCCGCTGGCAGCCGCAGAATGA